GTGGTTCTCAGCCAATAAGTGGAGAATTCGATTTTGAGGAGCCTGACGGTAAATTCGCGCTCTTCTCCGACGAGGAACAGGATTTTCGTCGGCAACCGTACAACCGTGTCAAGCAGAAAATCGAACACATCAACCGCATGGTGGACAAAATCAAGTATGCGAACCACAGCGACGATACACGACAAACGCTCTACGAGCACAAACGCATCCTGGAAGAGAACCTCCAAGACTTCCTCGGGGTCGACGACATCCCAGAGTGACCGCAAGACAGTTTAGGAGACCTTATCCTTTAACTCGAGGACCGGGATTGTTTTCGGATCGGTATCGCCGTACTGGATATTGTTGTTCTGGAAATCGAAGCGGATGGATTCGCCCATATATGACGAGCGCTCAATTCGGGTCAGAGCGTCAAGATCACCGAGCTTCCAGCAGACGAATTGGTCGATGTTGGTAAGCGGTGTCTCCTCTTCAAAGAAGTCGCTAAGTTTCACCTGCAATGACGCATTGTCGAACCCATCGTCGGTAGCGAGAATCGCATTGACCTCGTTGTCCATCTGGAAGTCCGCAATCTGTATGTTTTCAGGTGCACCGTTGGCGCTGTACCGTTCTAATGCGGCTATGACCTCAGCTGAGTTTGACGGCGAGAGCCCCTCCTGCTTTTGGGTGCGTTCCAAGCGTTCTTGCAGAGAGCTTTCCTGAGACTGGATACTTCGTTTCTTGTCCTCAAGTTTTCGGCGTTCGATATAATTCTGATACCATGAGTCCTGACATACCTTGGTCATGTACCGATCCAGTTCGTCCGTGATAGCTTGGTATGCATCACCGGATTTGTTCCGGATTTTCTCTCGGTTAGCCGAAAGTTCCAAGCCCTGACAGTTGGCGATGAAAAAGAAGTGGAAAAACTCGTTGTCCGCACCTATGGCGTCGTTGTACCGTTCAACCTTGATGTGGTCTTTCGCCAGCCAAATACCAAATTGGGCAGAGTGTTTGCCATAAGTCGGCAACTTGTTTCGTGCTTCCTTTCCACCAACCATTCCAACAACTTCAACGGTCAGTTCACGGCCGTCATCAAGAGTCACGGTCAGCTCTCGGGGTGGATAGTGCTTGCACATTTCCTCGGCAACTAACTCGCCATCTGGATCCAGGTTTTCAGCAGGGAATTTTAGCCGGTTATCGGTATCGATTAGACCTCGGGTATCGTCAATCGTGGATGAGAGCTCAACGCTGATATCCATCTCGTGGAAGTCGTCGTTGAAGTGCCAGGCCGTCGAGCCGCCGATTGTCTTCCACTTGATGTAATGCTCAATCTTATTGTAGGTGAGTTGCTTCGGATCGAAACCCTGGCCAGCTCGGAATCCATGCACCTCAATCCGGGTGCCTGACGGCTCGTCAACATCCGCCGTCTCAATTGAATAGGTGGGGAGCTCGCGGTTGTTGAGTTTCGCCCAGGGTTGGTCCATCACCGAGTCGGTCCGTGTCCCGTCCTTGACTGTCTCAACCCGGATCTTATCGCTCTTGTAGTAGATTTTTGTGCCGTGTCCCTTGTATCCAATCGCGTCGTCCTTATTCGAGTTTCCGAGATCAAAGAACGACGACAGATCGCTTTCATCCATCCCCTGGCCGTCGTCCTCGATGATTAATGTGTTCCGGCCCTCCTCGTCCTGCTCGATATTGATATCGACCTGCGTCGTGTTCGCATCGTAGGAATTCGATAGTGCTTCTCTGATAACTTCCAACGGATCCTCGAAATCACTTGCAATCTCGATGAACTCGTTGACCTCATTGACTTGTGGTGTCTTATGCATAGGTTG
Above is a genomic segment from Halorientalis sp. LT38 containing:
- a CDS encoding GIY-YIG nuclease family protein, which translates into the protein MFDLDDTPTYAGQTSNLRSRLRQHFVRQDSSVSSYGRLDPWDIASVEWWTTDQTDKAERDLLNTFQPYLNFPAESGSQPISGEFDFEEPDGKFALFSDEEQDFRRQPYNRVKQKIEHINRMVDKIKYANHSDDTRQTLYEHKRILEENLQDFLGVDDIPE
- a CDS encoding ATP-binding protein codes for the protein MHKTPQVNEVNEFIEIASDFEDPLEVIREALSNSYDANTTQVDINIEQDEEGRNTLIIEDDGQGMDESDLSSFFDLGNSNKDDAIGYKGHGTKIYYKSDKIRVETVKDGTRTDSVMDQPWAKLNNRELPTYSIETADVDEPSGTRIEVHGFRAGQGFDPKQLTYNKIEHYIKWKTIGGSTAWHFNDDFHEMDISVELSSTIDDTRGLIDTDNRLKFPAENLDPDGELVAEEMCKHYPPRELTVTLDDGRELTVEVVGMVGGKEARNKLPTYGKHSAQFGIWLAKDHIKVERYNDAIGADNEFFHFFFIANCQGLELSANREKIRNKSGDAYQAITDELDRYMTKVCQDSWYQNYIERRKLEDKKRSIQSQESSLQERLERTQKQEGLSPSNSAEVIAALERYSANGAPENIQIADFQMDNEVNAILATDDGFDNASLQVKLSDFFEEETPLTNIDQFVCWKLGDLDALTRIERSSYMGESIRFDFQNNNIQYGDTDPKTIPVLELKDKVS